One window of Bos indicus isolate NIAB-ARS_2022 breed Sahiwal x Tharparkar chromosome 20, NIAB-ARS_B.indTharparkar_mat_pri_1.0, whole genome shotgun sequence genomic DNA carries:
- the TMEM267 gene encoding transmembrane protein 267 codes for MASETEKTHALLQSCSTESLLSSLGLGLFCTVADRLLQFPIIQQNAWLRALSDNSVHCVIGMWSWAIVIGIRKKTDFGEIILAGFLASVIDIDHFLLSGSLSLKAALSLPRRPFLHCSTVIPTVVLTLKFTMHFFKLKDSWCFLPWMLFISWTSHHIRDGIRHGLWMCPFGKTSPLPFWLYVIITSSLPHICSFVMYFTGTRQMMSSKHGIHIDV; via the exons ATGGCATCAGAGACTGAGAAGACTCATGCTTTGCTCCAGTCGTGCAGCACTGAATCTCTTCTTTCCAGCCTTGGTCTGGGCTTATTCTGCACAGTAGCTGACAGACTTCTTCAGTTTCCCATAATTCAACAAAATGCCTGGCTTCGTGCACTTTCAGATAATTCAGTACACTGTGTGATTGGCATGTGGTCATGGGCAATAGTCATTGGAATCAGGAAGAAGACTGACTTTGGAGAAATCATTTTAGCTGGATTTTTAGCCTCTGTTATCGATATAGACCACTTTTTGCTATCTGGATCCCTGTCTTTAAAG GCTGCTCTGAGTCTTCCACGACGCCCTTTCCTTCACTGTTCTACTGTGATACCCACTGTGGTTCTGACCCTAAAGTTTACAATGCACTTCTTCAAGCTCAAAGACTCATGGTGCTTTCTTCCCTGGATGTTATTTATATCCTGGACCTCACACCACATCCGAGATGGAATTCGCCATGGCTTGTGGATGTGTCCATTTGGAAAAACTTCTCCTTTGCCATTTTGGCTTTATGTAATAATCACATCATCTCTACCTCACATCTGTTCATTCGTCATGTATTTCACAGGGACCAGACAAATGATGTCTTCAAAACATGGAATTCATATTGATGTGTGA